The following proteins are co-located in the Longimicrobiales bacterium genome:
- a CDS encoding alpha/beta fold hydrolase, whose translation LTVGSAPFELPATLTMPRAAGEGPVPVVVLVHGSGPNDRDGTVGVKKPLRDLAWGLASRGVAVLRYEKRTRVHAARMDLANPTIEEETIADALAALQLVRTQPELDAERVFVLGHSLGAMVAPEIAVRDGQLAGVIMMAAGARPLAESMVHQLDHVAKQPENQVPQAAAQIAQLRAAAERIASKQAPPDDRSMGVPASYFYDLNVRAAPTRALEVDAPMLILQGERDYQVTMDDFAIWKRTLEGRNDVVLRSYPGLDHLFVSGDAPSTPRETMLAPGHVAQEVIEDVVELVKGE comes from the coding sequence CTCACGGTGGGCAGTGCGCCCTTTGAGCTGCCGGCGACGTTGACGATGCCCCGTGCTGCGGGAGAGGGGCCGGTGCCGGTCGTGGTGCTGGTGCACGGGTCAGGGCCGAACGATCGGGACGGGACGGTGGGCGTGAAGAAGCCGCTCAGGGACCTGGCGTGGGGGCTGGCCTCGCGGGGCGTCGCAGTGCTGCGCTACGAGAAGCGCACGCGGGTGCACGCCGCGCGGATGGACCTCGCGAATCCGACGATCGAAGAGGAAACGATTGCCGATGCGCTTGCCGCGCTGCAGCTGGTGCGCACGCAGCCGGAGCTCGATGCGGAGCGCGTGTTCGTGCTCGGGCACTCCCTGGGCGCCATGGTTGCGCCCGAGATCGCGGTGCGGGACGGTCAGCTTGCGGGCGTGATCATGATGGCTGCGGGTGCACGCCCGCTCGCGGAGTCGATGGTCCATCAGCTCGACCACGTGGCGAAGCAGCCGGAGAACCAGGTTCCGCAGGCGGCGGCGCAGATCGCGCAGTTGCGTGCTGCGGCGGAGCGGATCGCTTCGAAGCAGGCGCCTCCGGACGACAGGAGCATGGGCGTGCCGGCGAGCTACTTCTACGACCTGAATGTGCGGGCCGCGCCCACTCGTGCGCTGGAGGTCGATGCGCCGATGCTGATCCTGCAGGGGGAACGCGACTACCAGGTTACGATGGATGACTTCGCTATCTGGAAGCGCACGCTGGAGGGTCGGAACGACGTCGTGCTCCGCAGCTACCCGGGGCTGGATCACTTGTTCGTGTCCGGCGATGCGCCGTCGACACCGCGCGAGACGATGCTTGCGCCGGGGCACGTCGCGCAGGAGGTGATCGAAGACGTCGTGGAGCTGGTGAAGGGCGAGTAA
- a CDS encoding pyridoxamine 5'-phosphate oxidase family protein: MNSDAVLAAGYWAVLTAVEAGAPYAVPVIYGWDGSAAYVLMQPGRKERALRACADACLSVPAGAGASVLIRGRGEWIDELARKAHAADVVRRQMAGRRAPSVRDAARLVRAHVMKLVPHEVLWMDAPAAPQG; encoded by the coding sequence GTGAACAGCGATGCTGTCCTGGCCGCCGGGTACTGGGCGGTCCTCACGGCCGTGGAGGCCGGCGCCCCGTACGCGGTGCCGGTGATCTACGGGTGGGATGGCAGCGCCGCGTACGTGCTGATGCAGCCCGGTCGCAAGGAGCGCGCGCTGCGGGCATGCGCGGACGCCTGCCTCAGCGTCCCTGCCGGGGCCGGGGCCTCGGTGCTGATCCGCGGCCGCGGCGAGTGGATCGACGAGCTGGCCAGGAAAGCGCATGCTGCCGACGTGGTGCGCCGTCAGATGGCCGGTCGGCGGGCGCCGTCCGTGCGCGACGCGGCCCGGCTCGTTCGCGCGCATGTCATGAAGCTGGTCCCCCACGAGGTGCTCTGGATGGACGCGCCCGCGGCCCCACAGGGCTGA
- a CDS encoding glutamine synthetase III gives MPSRVARFQAISAVRPYTAPNGVMPAKSMDIEAIFGENIFGPREMQQRLPKAIWKRYQELTRSGEPLDATVADAMALAMKEWASERGATHFTHWFQPLTGTTAEKHDSFITPNVGGGAVFEFSGKDLVQGEPDASSFPSGGLRATFEARGYTAWDPTSPAFIVETPSGCYLSIPTAFASWTGDALDTKIPLLRSLHAIDEQVRRALALFQVQPQEVNVTLGPEQEYFLIDQEFYYNRPDLGLTGRTLFGAKPPRGQELEDHYFGQIPERVLAFMMEVERELYRLGVPVNTRHNEVAPGQFEMAPIYENANLAADHQQLTMATLRNVARKYGLVALLHEKPFAGVNGSGKHLNWSIGTESHNLLEPGENPHENMQFLFFCTAVLRAVERHQDLVRASVAFAGNDHRLGANEAPPAIISVFLGEQLEDVFTQIEKTGHAKTSKKAGLLGLGTRTLPQLPAHAGDRNRTSPFAFTGNKFEFRAPGASQSISWPATVLNTIVAESIDEMTTALEKELEQGDALSDALGRVLAREISACKRIVFNGDGYSEEWQTEAGKRGLLNLRSSMDALELLTAGKNVQLFEKYKVLSQRELESRVEVSFEQYFKTINIEGEATAEIASTMILPAAVRYLHELGRASRGLEAASHAGQGISATTQQVGTLVDELRTALDRLVEQNANLGGEEVHSKARHMRDNIIPAMGDVRAVCDRLERVIPDDLWPLPRYREMLFIR, from the coding sequence ATGCCGTCGAGAGTCGCCCGTTTCCAGGCCATCAGTGCGGTACGTCCGTACACGGCGCCGAATGGTGTCATGCCCGCGAAGTCGATGGACATCGAAGCCATTTTCGGCGAGAACATCTTCGGTCCGCGGGAGATGCAGCAGCGGCTGCCGAAGGCGATCTGGAAGCGCTACCAGGAGCTGACGCGCTCGGGCGAGCCGCTGGATGCGACGGTGGCGGACGCGATGGCGCTGGCGATGAAGGAGTGGGCGAGCGAGCGGGGCGCGACGCATTTCACGCACTGGTTCCAGCCGCTGACGGGCACGACGGCGGAGAAGCACGACTCGTTCATCACGCCGAACGTGGGTGGTGGTGCGGTGTTCGAGTTCAGCGGCAAGGACCTGGTGCAGGGGGAGCCGGACGCGTCGTCGTTTCCGTCGGGCGGGCTGCGGGCGACGTTCGAGGCGCGCGGGTACACGGCGTGGGACCCGACGTCGCCTGCGTTCATCGTGGAGACGCCGAGCGGCTGCTACCTGTCGATCCCGACGGCGTTCGCGTCGTGGACGGGTGATGCGCTGGACACGAAGATCCCGCTGCTCCGTTCCCTGCATGCGATCGACGAGCAGGTGCGGCGTGCGCTGGCGCTGTTCCAGGTGCAGCCGCAGGAGGTGAACGTCACGCTCGGTCCGGAGCAGGAGTACTTCCTGATCGACCAGGAGTTCTACTACAACCGTCCGGACCTGGGGCTGACGGGGCGCACGCTGTTCGGTGCGAAGCCGCCGCGCGGGCAGGAGCTGGAGGACCACTACTTCGGGCAGATCCCGGAGCGGGTGCTGGCGTTCATGATGGAGGTGGAGCGCGAGCTGTACCGGCTGGGTGTGCCGGTGAACACGCGGCACAACGAGGTTGCGCCGGGGCAGTTCGAGATGGCGCCGATCTACGAGAACGCGAACCTGGCGGCGGACCATCAGCAGCTGACGATGGCGACGCTGCGGAACGTCGCGCGCAAGTACGGGCTCGTGGCGCTGCTGCACGAGAAGCCGTTTGCGGGTGTGAACGGCAGCGGCAAGCACCTGAACTGGTCGATCGGCACGGAATCGCACAACCTGCTGGAGCCGGGGGAGAACCCGCACGAGAACATGCAGTTCCTGTTCTTCTGCACGGCGGTGCTGCGCGCGGTGGAGCGGCACCAGGACCTGGTGCGTGCGTCGGTCGCGTTTGCGGGCAACGACCACCGCCTGGGCGCCAACGAGGCGCCGCCGGCGATCATCTCCGTGTTCCTGGGTGAGCAGCTCGAGGACGTGTTCACGCAGATCGAGAAGACGGGGCATGCGAAGACCAGCAAGAAGGCGGGTCTGCTCGGTCTCGGCACGCGCACGCTGCCGCAGCTCCCGGCGCACGCGGGTGATCGCAACCGCACGTCGCCGTTTGCGTTCACGGGCAACAAGTTCGAGTTCCGGGCGCCGGGTGCGTCGCAGTCGATCTCGTGGCCGGCGACGGTGCTGAACACGATCGTCGCGGAATCGATCGACGAGATGACGACCGCACTGGAAAAGGAGCTCGAGCAGGGCGACGCGCTGTCGGATGCGCTGGGTCGTGTGCTGGCACGGGAGATCTCGGCCTGCAAGCGCATCGTCTTCAATGGTGACGGCTACAGCGAGGAGTGGCAGACGGAGGCCGGGAAGCGAGGCCTCCTCAACCTGCGCAGCTCGATGGACGCGCTGGAGCTGCTCACGGCCGGGAAGAACGTGCAGCTGTTCGAGAAGTACAAGGTGCTCTCGCAGCGCGAGCTCGAGTCGCGCGTGGAAGTCTCGTTCGAACAGTATTTCAAGACGATCAACATCGAGGGCGAGGCGACGGCGGAGATTGCGAGCACGATGATCCTGCCTGCGGCCGTCCGTTACCTGCACGAGCTGGGTCGCGCGTCGCGCGGTCTCGAGGCGGCCAGCCACGCCGGCCAGGGGATCAGTGCGACGACGCAGCAGGTCGGCACCCTGGTCGACGAGCTGCGCACCGCACTCGACAGGCTGGTCGAGCAGAACGCGAACCTGGGCGGCGAGGAGGTGCACTCCAAGGCGCGGCACATGCGGGACAACATCATCCCCGCGATGGGCGACGTGCGCGCCGTGTGCGACCGGCTGGAGCGCGTGATCCCGGACGACCTCTGGCCGCTGCCGCGCTACCGGGAGATGCTGTTCATCCGCTGA
- a CDS encoding Na+/H+ antiporter NhaC family protein, with protein MEPTWTSLLPPVLAIAFAILWRHVYLALAAGVWLGYTILAGWNPVAGLAGAIEGAIGVLGDPGNAKVIVFTLVIGALIATIESAGGVQGFVRWLEERDYVTSPRRARMLPWIVGCIIFIESNITVLVAGAIGRPLIDRFRVSREKLAYLIDSTSAPVCILIPLNAWGAYVLGILNELGVADPLGVFAGSIPVNFYAIFALALSGIVAYFGFDIGPMKRAEERTRGGQVLSEGAQPMIDPDVISPPVDESVPRRMRNMIVPIATLVLMMPVGLLITGNGDITAGSGSTSVLWAVLAALAVAWVMLVAQRIFDVNELTRVGLKGAGGLVGLALVLLLALALGGVTRDLGTGQYVANLTAGLLPPYILLPLTFLVAGGIAFATGTSWGTFAIMLPIAVPAAAAMGLPLGPFVAASLAGGVFGDHASPISDTTIISSMAAATDHIDHVRTQLPYALLAGSAATIAFAITGALL; from the coding sequence ATGGAGCCAACCTGGACCTCGCTGCTGCCGCCGGTGCTCGCGATTGCATTCGCGATCCTCTGGCGACACGTGTACCTGGCGCTCGCCGCCGGCGTCTGGCTGGGCTACACGATCCTGGCCGGCTGGAACCCCGTTGCGGGTCTGGCCGGTGCGATCGAGGGCGCGATCGGCGTACTCGGCGACCCGGGCAATGCCAAGGTCATCGTTTTCACACTGGTGATCGGTGCGCTGATCGCGACGATCGAGTCGGCGGGTGGTGTGCAGGGGTTCGTGCGATGGCTCGAGGAGCGCGACTACGTGACGTCGCCGCGCCGCGCGCGCATGCTGCCGTGGATCGTCGGGTGCATCATCTTCATCGAGTCGAACATCACGGTGCTGGTGGCCGGCGCGATCGGCCGTCCGCTGATCGACCGGTTCCGCGTGTCCCGTGAGAAGCTCGCCTACCTGATCGACTCGACGTCCGCACCCGTCTGCATCCTGATCCCGCTGAACGCGTGGGGTGCGTACGTGCTCGGCATCCTGAACGAGCTGGGCGTCGCGGATCCGCTCGGCGTGTTCGCGGGATCGATCCCGGTCAACTTCTACGCGATCTTCGCGCTCGCGCTGTCGGGCATCGTGGCCTACTTCGGGTTCGACATCGGTCCGATGAAGAGGGCGGAGGAACGGACACGCGGCGGACAGGTGCTCTCCGAAGGGGCGCAGCCGATGATCGACCCCGACGTGATCTCGCCGCCGGTGGACGAGAGTGTCCCGCGTCGCATGCGCAACATGATCGTGCCCATTGCCACGCTCGTGCTGATGATGCCAGTGGGGCTGCTGATCACCGGCAACGGCGACATCACGGCGGGCAGCGGCTCGACCAGCGTGCTCTGGGCGGTGCTGGCCGCACTGGCCGTCGCGTGGGTCATGCTGGTCGCACAGCGCATCTTCGACGTGAACGAGCTGACCCGCGTCGGACTCAAGGGCGCGGGCGGGCTCGTCGGCCTGGCGCTCGTGCTGCTGCTCGCGCTGGCTCTGGGTGGCGTCACGCGTGATCTCGGCACCGGCCAGTACGTGGCCAACCTGACCGCGGGGCTGCTGCCGCCGTACATCCTGCTCCCGCTCACGTTCCTGGTTGCGGGCGGCATCGCATTCGCCACGGGCACGAGCTGGGGCACGTTCGCGATCATGCTGCCCATTGCCGTGCCGGCCGCCGCGGCGATGGGCCTCCCCCTGGGCCCCTTTGTCGCCGCCTCCCTCGCCGGCGGCGTCTTCGGCGATCACGCCTCGCCGATCAGCGACACCACCATCATCTCGTCCATGGCCGCGGCGACGGACCACATCGACCACGTCCGCACGCAGCTGCCCTATGCACTGCTGGCGGGCTCCGCCGCGACCATCGCCTTCGCCATCACGGGCGCGCTGCTGTAG
- a CDS encoding L,D-transpeptidase — protein MIRRVVPLLVVLSAGCASLPFHRGEPRDVRSTSSAPRSAEDRERAAERLRDAMAEARAAVPVDPAEAPPRADASRRVWQAALDANGRRIVISRDARALWLMNGNAIEFRAPVAVGKHEPFSYRGRTYDFKTPVGRRKVLGKATAPIWVPPDWHYFEIAAEQGLEPVQLKAGSRIELEDGTRIEVRGSEVGRVNQFGNFWPFTPGNEIIFDGKIFIPPFGTSQRKVPEVLGTRKLDMGDGYLIHGTNMNSSIGDAVSHGCVRMFNEDVEWLYGEIATGTPVFVY, from the coding sequence ATGATTCGCAGGGTAGTCCCTCTCCTGGTCGTCCTTTCAGCGGGGTGCGCCTCGCTCCCTTTCCATCGCGGTGAGCCGCGCGACGTCCGGTCCACCAGCAGTGCACCGCGCAGCGCCGAAGACCGCGAGCGAGCGGCGGAACGGCTGCGCGACGCGATGGCGGAAGCGCGCGCGGCGGTGCCGGTGGATCCGGCCGAGGCGCCGCCCAGGGCGGATGCGTCGCGTCGTGTCTGGCAGGCCGCGCTGGATGCGAACGGACGTCGCATCGTCATCTCGCGCGATGCGCGTGCGCTCTGGCTGATGAACGGAAACGCGATCGAGTTCCGCGCTCCCGTGGCGGTGGGCAAGCACGAGCCGTTCTCGTACCGTGGCAGGACGTACGATTTCAAGACGCCGGTGGGCCGGCGCAAGGTGCTCGGCAAGGCGACCGCCCCGATCTGGGTGCCGCCGGACTGGCACTACTTCGAGATCGCGGCAGAGCAGGGGCTCGAGCCGGTGCAGCTGAAGGCCGGCAGCAGGATCGAGCTGGAAGACGGGACGCGCATCGAGGTGCGCGGCAGTGAGGTCGGGCGCGTCAACCAGTTCGGCAATTTCTGGCCGTTCACGCCGGGCAACGAGATCATCTTCGACGGCAAGATCTTCATCCCGCCGTTCGGCACCTCACAGCGCAAGGTGCCCGAAGTGCTCGGCACCCGGAAGCTGGACATGGGGGACGGCTACCTGATCCACGGCACGAACATGAACAGCTCCATCGGCGACGCCGTCAGTCACGGTTGTGTGCGCATGTTCAACGAGGATGTGGAGTGGCTGTACGGTGAGATTGCCACGGGAACGCCGGTGTTCGTGTACTGA
- a CDS encoding NmrA family NAD(P)-binding protein gives MRNLKVLVAESTGLEGSAVALWLLANGHDVIAMTRDLAHPMAMRLMRRGARLAWADPADQAAIEESMQGCDALFLAHRPDEDPEATVSNGTTIVDTAAATGLQHVVYSSVPAAHEPTGLPHFDSRHAVETRLAQQSVPHTVVAPAWLMENFASDRFIDQFREGRLALPYPANRKLQQVAVDDVARFVALALEQPADFVGRRFALAGDELTGLEMAATFARVLGRPLRYEEQPLAAAWAADARVAGTFEFLARTEPMVDVAALRERFDINWHTLDGWARRQSWDGVLGSGGQDARGSARKGPASRGS, from the coding sequence GTGAGAAATCTGAAGGTACTCGTTGCTGAATCGACCGGCCTGGAGGGGTCGGCCGTCGCGCTCTGGCTCCTCGCCAACGGTCACGACGTGATCGCGATGACCCGCGACCTGGCCCATCCGATGGCCATGCGCCTGATGCGACGCGGTGCCCGCCTCGCCTGGGCGGATCCCGCGGACCAGGCCGCCATCGAGGAGAGCATGCAGGGATGCGACGCCCTGTTCCTCGCGCATCGCCCCGACGAGGATCCGGAGGCGACGGTCAGCAACGGCACCACCATCGTGGATACCGCCGCGGCAACCGGCCTGCAGCACGTCGTCTACTCCTCTGTGCCCGCCGCCCACGAGCCGACCGGCCTCCCGCACTTCGACAGCAGGCATGCCGTCGAGACACGCCTCGCGCAGCAGAGCGTGCCGCACACGGTCGTCGCACCCGCCTGGCTCATGGAGAACTTCGCCTCGGACCGGTTCATCGACCAGTTCCGTGAGGGTCGGCTCGCGCTGCCGTACCCGGCCAACCGGAAATTGCAGCAGGTAGCCGTGGACGACGTCGCGCGCTTCGTCGCCCTCGCACTGGAACAACCGGCGGATTTCGTCGGTCGGCGCTTTGCCCTCGCCGGGGATGAGCTGACCGGGCTCGAGATGGCCGCCACCTTTGCGCGTGTCCTGGGCAGACCGCTGCGCTACGAGGAGCAGCCACTGGCGGCCGCGTGGGCGGCCGACGCCCGCGTCGCAGGCACCTTCGAGTTCCTCGCCCGGACCGAACCCATGGTGGACGTGGCCGCGCTGCGCGAGCGGTTCGACATCAACTGGCACACGCTCGACGGCTGGGCGCGGCGACAGTCCTGGGATGGCGTGCTCGGCTCAGGTGGACAGGATGCACGTGGAAGCGCGCGGAAAGGTCCCGCGTCACGCGGCTCGTGA
- a CDS encoding HD-GYP domain-containing protein: MEGVDPMAKGHSARVGLYASALAERVGIAADALPWYRIGGLLHDVGKAVIPVALLTKPGALTVAERREIERHPVVGAEMVAALKWPFDLHPMVLHHHERWDGGGYPHGLARATIPLSARIMAIADVFDALTSERPYRPAYSPRQAIAIMTADSGGAFDPHLFDAFREMMAPQIAAGTARLPERAIA, from the coding sequence GTGGAAGGCGTCGATCCCATGGCGAAGGGACACAGCGCCCGCGTCGGCCTGTACGCGTCGGCGCTGGCCGAGCGCGTGGGAATCGCGGCGGACGCGCTCCCCTGGTACCGCATCGGCGGGCTGCTGCACGACGTCGGCAAGGCAGTCATCCCGGTGGCCCTGCTGACCAAGCCCGGCGCACTCACCGTTGCCGAGCGGCGCGAGATCGAGCGGCATCCGGTGGTCGGCGCAGAAATGGTCGCAGCTCTGAAATGGCCGTTCGATCTCCATCCCATGGTGCTGCACCACCACGAGCGCTGGGACGGAGGCGGCTACCCGCACGGGCTCGCCCGCGCGACCATTCCGCTGTCCGCACGCATCATGGCGATCGCCGACGTCTTCGACGCCCTGACGTCGGAGCGGCCCTACCGCCCCGCATACTCGCCCCGCCAGGCCATTGCGATCATGACCGCGGACAGCGGCGGCGCCTTCGATCCACACCTGTTCGACGCATTCCGGGAAATGATGGCGCCGCAGATCGCGGCGGGAACGGCGCGGCTGCCGGAGCGAGCGATCGCCTAG
- a CDS encoding SDR family oxidoreductase: MASSRQAKRTAAEQRALQKDQEQRRQSAKGKKRGSKDVVQPRDQEQPEPKMPEQQLRKPGLESDLTPRPEYTAPTYSGSAKLQDQVALITGGDSGIGRAVAVLYAREGADIAIVYLSEDSDAEETREAVEAEGRRCLLIPGDVRDSAFCDAAVEQTVAAYGRLDILVNNAAYQQHQDRLEDLTDEQIDMTFRTNIYGYFYMARAALREMKEGAVIINSGSITGLEGEASLLDYAATKGAIHAFTKSLAANLVSRGIRVNAVAPGPVWTPLNPADLPADKVPEFGASTPMGRPAQPEELAPAYVFLAAPSMSSYISGEVLPVLGGQPIAG, translated from the coding sequence GTGGCATCCAGCAGGCAGGCAAAGCGAACCGCGGCTGAGCAACGCGCGCTCCAGAAGGACCAGGAGCAGCGCCGCCAGAGCGCAAAGGGGAAGAAGCGCGGCAGCAAGGACGTCGTCCAGCCGCGCGACCAGGAGCAGCCCGAGCCGAAGATGCCCGAGCAGCAGCTCCGGAAACCCGGCCTCGAGTCCGATCTGACCCCGCGGCCGGAGTACACGGCCCCGACGTACAGCGGCTCCGCCAAGCTGCAGGACCAGGTCGCCCTGATCACTGGCGGCGACTCCGGCATCGGCCGCGCCGTCGCGGTGCTCTACGCCCGCGAGGGCGCCGACATCGCGATCGTCTACCTGAGCGAGGACAGCGACGCCGAGGAGACACGCGAGGCAGTCGAGGCCGAAGGTCGTCGCTGCCTGCTCATTCCCGGCGACGTCCGTGACTCCGCATTCTGCGACGCCGCCGTCGAGCAGACCGTCGCCGCATACGGCAGACTCGACATCCTCGTCAACAATGCCGCCTACCAGCAGCACCAGGACCGCCTCGAGGATCTGACCGACGAGCAGATCGACATGACGTTCCGCACCAACATCTACGGCTACTTCTACATGGCGCGCGCCGCCCTCCGTGAGATGAAGGAAGGCGCCGTCATCATCAACTCGGGCTCGATCACCGGTCTCGAGGGCGAGGCGTCGCTCCTCGACTATGCCGCGACCAAGGGCGCCATCCACGCGTTCACCAAGTCGCTCGCCGCAAACCTGGTCAGCCGCGGCATCCGCGTGAACGCCGTCGCACCGGGCCCCGTGTGGACGCCGCTGAACCCCGCCGACCTCCCGGCCGACAAGGTGCCCGAGTTCGGCGCCTCAACACCCATGGGCCGCCCCGCTCAGCCCGAGGAGCTTGCACCCGCCTACGTCTTCCTCGCCGCCCCCTCCATGTCCAGCTACATCAGCGGCGAGGTGCTGCCCGTGCTCGGCGGCCAGCCAATCGCGGGGTAG
- a CDS encoding PRC-barrel domain-containing protein: MARDERIRRDAAGVGPDPEFSRRLYPIDELKDFSIASGEPDVRGWEVRTLNGREVGEVEDLLIDPARGEVVMLEVDLDRSGRHVNVPLRSVQLDREHHHIIVDSADLGTGEEVFDTRARDRMTDEDRRHLDEDIRDSRTRDVRYGIADRDERGARIEEERLDREVRAADLPRETERVDESGQRVVEEVVVRRRVIDPDAVEKDRLE, translated from the coding sequence ATGGCGAGGGATGAACGCATCCGCCGCGACGCGGCCGGTGTGGGCCCTGACCCCGAGTTCAGCCGGCGACTGTATCCGATCGATGAACTGAAGGACTTCAGCATCGCATCGGGTGAGCCGGACGTGCGCGGATGGGAAGTGCGCACGCTGAACGGTCGTGAGGTGGGCGAGGTGGAGGACCTGCTGATCGATCCGGCGCGCGGCGAAGTCGTGATGCTGGAGGTCGACCTGGACCGAAGCGGTCGCCATGTGAACGTGCCGCTGCGCTCGGTGCAGCTCGACCGCGAGCACCACCACATCATCGTGGACAGCGCCGATCTCGGCACCGGTGAGGAGGTGTTCGACACGCGTGCCCGCGATCGCATGACGGACGAGGATCGCCGTCACCTCGACGAGGACATCCGCGACTCGCGCACGCGCGACGTTCGCTATGGCATCGCAGATCGCGACGAGCGCGGCGCCCGCATCGAGGAGGAACGCCTCGACCGCGAGGTGCGCGCGGCGGATCTTCCGCGTGAGACCGAGCGCGTGGACGAGAGCGGCCAGCGCGTCGTAGAGGAGGTCGTCGTGCGTCGGCGGGTCATCGATCCTGACGCGGTCGAGAAGGATCGGCTCGAATAG
- a CDS encoding Ku protein, whose amino-acid sequence MAARAIWKGVLGLGSTELPVKLYSAVEPRKVSFRLLHKSDREPLKQRMVDPESDEAVEYKEARRGYPTDDGRVVILDAEELDELEPEPSREIEMTRFVPVSAVDPHWYDRPYWLGPDGSTDDYFALAAALEDSGRIGIAKWVMRKKEYVGALRAEAGYLMLVTMRHAGEVVSADALQPPGGRKLDARELKMAEQLVDALAGEFEPEQYQDEYAARVMELVEAKAKGKKLPKKRARRKAGADESLADALEKSLKAARAA is encoded by the coding sequence ATGGCGGCGCGCGCGATATGGAAGGGTGTGCTCGGGCTCGGCTCGACGGAGCTGCCGGTGAAGCTGTACAGCGCGGTAGAGCCGCGGAAGGTCAGCTTCCGGTTGCTGCACAAGTCGGATCGTGAGCCGCTCAAGCAGCGGATGGTCGATCCCGAATCGGACGAGGCGGTCGAGTACAAAGAGGCGCGGCGCGGCTACCCGACCGATGATGGTCGTGTCGTGATCCTGGATGCAGAGGAGCTCGACGAGCTGGAGCCGGAGCCGTCGCGTGAGATCGAGATGACGCGCTTCGTGCCCGTGAGTGCCGTGGACCCGCACTGGTACGACCGGCCGTACTGGCTCGGTCCGGACGGGAGCACGGATGACTACTTCGCACTCGCCGCAGCGCTGGAGGACAGTGGTCGCATCGGCATCGCGAAGTGGGTAATGCGCAAGAAAGAGTATGTCGGTGCGCTGCGGGCGGAGGCCGGCTACCTGATGCTGGTGACGATGCGCCATGCGGGTGAGGTGGTGAGCGCGGATGCGCTGCAGCCGCCGGGTGGGCGCAAGCTGGATGCGCGCGAGCTGAAGATGGCGGAGCAGCTCGTCGATGCACTCGCTGGCGAGTTCGAGCCGGAGCAGTACCAGGACGAGTATGCGGCGCGCGTGATGGAGCTGGTGGAGGCGAAGGCGAAGGGGAAGAAGCTGCCGAAGAAGCGGGCACGACGGAAGGCAGGGGCGGATGAGTCGCTGGCGGACGCGCTGGAGAAGAGTCTGAAAGCGGCGCGTGCAGCCTGA
- a CDS encoding Ku protein, whose protein sequence is MAEDEDLELEQEDGGARLRPFWSGTISFGLVSVPVDLYPATRPKRVSLRMLSPEGVPLARRYYDERHDREIEREEIVRGFEMDDGEMVLVTDEELEALEPDKTRDIDLRRFVPAGAIDARFFNRGYFLAPSGESTKAYRLLAAVMEETKRAGIATFVMRGKEYLVAIFAENGILHAETLRFADELRAPDDVGLPEARKPKAAEVKKYARAIDRLKKQSLAEKELRDEWADRLLKLVQRKARKGEDTVALPEDAEAPADSDVIDLMEVLKRSLEGARERKSERGARSSGKRSSSAGDSTRKTSAKKPGGASGDLSELSKDELYERAQQLDIEGRSSMNKAQLVRALEKAG, encoded by the coding sequence ATGGCGGAAGACGAAGATCTCGAGCTCGAACAGGAGGACGGCGGGGCGCGGTTGCGGCCGTTCTGGTCGGGGACGATCAGCTTCGGGCTGGTGAGCGTGCCGGTCGACCTGTATCCGGCGACGCGGCCGAAGCGGGTGTCGCTGCGCATGCTGTCGCCGGAGGGGGTGCCGCTGGCGCGGCGGTACTATGACGAGCGGCACGACCGCGAGATCGAGCGGGAGGAGATCGTGCGCGGCTTCGAGATGGATGACGGGGAGATGGTGCTCGTCACCGACGAAGAGCTGGAAGCGCTCGAGCCGGACAAGACGCGCGACATCGATCTGCGTCGCTTCGTTCCTGCGGGAGCGATCGACGCGCGCTTTTTCAACCGCGGCTACTTCCTGGCGCCGTCGGGCGAGTCGACCAAGGCGTACCGCCTGCTGGCGGCCGTGATGGAGGAGACGAAGCGCGCCGGCATCGCGACGTTCGTCATGCGCGGCAAGGAGTACCTGGTCGCGATCTTCGCGGAGAACGGGATCCTGCACGCGGAAACGCTTCGCTTCGCGGATGAGCTGCGGGCGCCGGACGATGTCGGCCTGCCGGAGGCGCGCAAGCCGAAGGCCGCAGAGGTGAAGAAGTATGCACGCGCGATCGATCGGCTGAAGAAGCAGTCGCTCGCGGAGAAGGAGCTGCGCGACGAGTGGGCGGACCGGCTGCTGAAGCTGGTGCAGCGCAAGGCCAGGAAGGGGGAGGACACCGTCGCTCTGCCGGAGGACGCGGAGGCTCCGGCTGACAGTGACGTGATCGACCTGATGGAGGTGCTCAAGCGCAGCCTGGAAGGCGCCAGGGAGCGCAAAAGCGAGCGCGGAGCCAGATCGTCGGGGAAGCGCTCGTCGTCTGCGGGTGATTCAACCAGGAAAACGTCCGCAAAGAAACCCGGCGGCGCGAGTGGGGATCTGTCGGAGCTGTCGAAGGATGAGCTCTACGAGCGCGCGCAGCAGCTGGACATCGAAGGACGCAGCAGCATGAACAAGGCTCAGCTCGTGCGTGCGCTGGAGAAGGCAGGGTAG